From Megalobrama amblycephala isolate DHTTF-2021 linkage group LG8, ASM1881202v1, whole genome shotgun sequence, the proteins below share one genomic window:
- the chmp4ba gene encoding charged multivesicular body protein 4b yields MSVFGKLFGSSGKGGKSASPQEAIQRLRETEEMLTKKQEFLEKKIEQELVTAKRNGTKNKRAALQALKRKKRYEKQLAQIDGTLSTIEFQREALENAHTNTEVIKNMGYAAKAMKTAHDNMDIDKVDELMQDITEQQELAQEISDAISKPVGFGDEFDEDELLAELEELEQEELDKNLLEIGDNVPLPNVPSTSLPSRPAKKKEEEDEDDMKDLEAWAAN; encoded by the exons ATGTCTGTGTTTGGGAAGTTATTTGGCAGCAGTGGGAAAGGGGGTAAATCTGCCAGCCCCCAGGAGGCTATCCAGCGACTGCGAGAAACAGAAGAAATGTTGACCAAGAAACAGGAATTCCTGGAGAAGAAGATCGAGCAGGAGCTTGTAACGGCCAAGAGAAACGGGACGAAGAACAAAAGAG CTGCTTTACAGGCACTGAAGCGTAAGAAGCGCTACGAGAAGCAGTTAGCCCAGATTGACGGCACCCTTTCTACCATTGAGTTCCAGCGGGAGGCGCTAGAAAACGCCCACACCAACACTGAGGTCATCAAGAATATGGGTTATGCTGCCAAGGCCATGAAAACTGCCCATGACAACAT GGACATCGACAAAGTGGACGAACTTATGCAGGACATCACAGAACAGCAGGAGCTGGCACAAGAAATCTCAGACGCAATCTCAAAGCCTGTTGGTTTCGGGGATGAATTTGATGAA GATGAGCTGTTAGCTGAACTGGAAGAGCTGGAGCAGGAAGAGTTGGATAAGAACCTTCTGGAGATTGGAGACAATGTACCACTGCCAAATGTGCCCTCTACATCCTTACCTTCCAGACCag CAAAGAAGAAAGAAGAGGAGGATGAGGACGACATGAAAGACCTGGAGGCGTGGGCTGCCAATTAA